The following DNA comes from Chryseobacterium gallinarum.
TTACAGCACCTGCAAAGAGCACATTGATGCGATCTCTTCTCCTGACCGAGAAAAAATGTTTGCTGCATGGAAAGCCTATATTGAGCTTAAAAGTAAAAATAATGCTGATCCCAAAGGCGTAATGGCAAGATTCAATGCTAAAATGAATGATCCCCAGAAAGAAGATTATGCACTGATCGACATGATCGGGCTAAGCTTTCACAACTGTGCCAACAGCAGTTTCAGGCCTAAACGTGATGATGAGGGAAATGCCTATAAAGATTTTGATAAAATTTTTACAAAGCTGAAGAAAAATTGTGATGAGCAATAAGGTTGATTAAATAATAAAACTAAATGACAGTACACCATTGGGTACTGTTTTTTATTTGATAATATGAGGATTGAATTATAGGATCCATCTCGAAGTTTTCGCGTTGACAAATTCAATACTATATCGAGACTCCATGCGTATTCTTCACCTCCGCCATCACAAAAGTACTATGGGTGCTCCCGATAGAATCCACCGACCCAAGCTTATTGAATACAAAATCCTGATAATGCTTCATATCTCTTACCTGAACTTTTAGCAGAAAATCAAAATCACCGGAAATATTATAACATTCTGCTACTTCTTCAATTTGAATAATATCTTTTACAAAGCTGTTTCCGATAGCCCGGTCATGGATCTTTAATTTAACCTGGCAAAAAACAGTAAATCCGCGGTTCAGCTTTTCAGCTTCCAAAACGGCAGCATAGTGTTTAATATACCCTTCCTGCTCCAGTCTTTTTACCCGCTCAAAAACAGGTGATGGTGAGAGATTAACTTCTTTCGCAAGCTCTTTTACGGTTAATTTCGCATTTTTTTGAAGGATTCTCAGCAGCTGGAGATCCTTATCATCCAATCTATCCACAGAATAATATTCTTTTTTACTGACATTTTTTCAAATGTACAGAATATTTATCTTTCAAAAAACATAAAATAAAAATATCATCCTTAATTTTCATCAAATACCCAATCAATTATCTTAAATAAATATCTTTACACCCTATTTTGTTCTTTATAATACTTCATCAAACGGAAAAGGTTTTACGTAAGGTAAATTAATAGGGAATCATGTGTAAATCATGAGCTGTCGCGCAACTGTAATCAGCATACCAAAAGTTCTGTCCCGGATATCCACTGCCAAAGAGCGGGAAGGATGACAGATACTGCTGTAAGCCAGGAGACCTGCCTGTTCTGAATTGACAATGCTTTCGCGGTTTGAGGCTTCGGGTCATACAGATGATACATTTTGAACGTATTCCACCGTTAACAGGAAATTTACGTCCTTTTTGTATCCTGTCCTCTTTACAAGCTTCCTGCGCAAGTATTTTGAAGCATTCAAAGGAACTTTTAAAATCATTGTTTAATTTAAAAGTTGATAAAAAATGCAAACTCACTTACTTGGCTACCCGCGTATTGGTAGCAACAGAGAGCTTAAAAAAGCTTGTGAACACTATTGGGCAGACAAGATTTCTCTCAATCAATTACTGGAAACCGGTAAAACCATCAGTCTTCAAAACTGGAAATTGCAACAGGAAGCAGGGATTGATCTTATCCCATGTAATGATTTTTCTTACTACGATCAGGTGCTGGATATGACTTTGACCGTAGGAGCCATCCCGGAGCGTTA
Coding sequences within:
- a CDS encoding Lrp/AsnC family transcriptional regulator — translated: MDRLDDKDLQLLRILQKNAKLTVKELAKEVNLSPSPVFERVKRLEQEGYIKHYAAVLEAEKLNRGFTVFCQVKLKIHDRAIGNSFVKDIIQIEEVAECYNISGDFDFLLKVQVRDMKHYQDFVFNKLGSVDSIGSTHSTFVMAEVKNTHGVSI